Part of the Candidatus Lokiarchaeota archaeon genome is shown below.
AGGCTAAGAACGAGGCTGCTGAAAAGACTGCAAAGGTCGTTAACAAGCTCGGCAGGATAGCACACGACCGATTCAAAAATCTGGAGCTCAATGAGAATCGAACAGAACAGGATTTACCTCCTGTTAACGCTCTGCTTCTGCGAGGGGCTGGCCAGCATGCTGAGATACCTACCATCAAAACGAAGTACGGTATACGTTCTGCGGCCTTGGCTGGTGGCGCGTTGTATATTGGTGCAGCAAAATACGTTGGGATGGAGTATTTCGATGTAGAGGGGCATATCGGAACCATTGAATCCAACTATGGGAACATCGCAAAACAAGCAATAGAGTGTGTAAACGACGGATACAGATACGTCTTTATTCATCTGAAAGCTACCGACAATGCGGCTCACGACGGAGATATAGAACGGAAGATTCTTGCCATCGAGAAAGCAGACAGAATGGTAGAACAGATTACGGAAGCAGTGGGTGATCAACTAGTTCTAGCGGTGACCGGAGATCATACAACTCCAATCAAAGTCAGAGATCATACATCAGATCCTGTTGCTCTTCTGTTATGGTCGGAATTTATTCGCTCTGACTCTGTTACCAGATACTCGGAATTTGATGCTGGTCGTGGGTCTCTGCATACAATTCTTGGTAGGAATCTTATGCCGATTCTACTTGGTTATGCAGGCTATATCGGAAAGATGGGTGCATAATCAAAAGTTGTTTGTTTCCATCGCGGCTTATGAATACTCTTAAGGTGACCGACTCTTTGAATTAATTGTCTGTCCGGAGCACTGCACTACATGAAACCCTCTCAGGAAATTGTAAAATCTAAATTCCGTCATATGTTTTCAGTCTCGAACAAACGCAAATTCGGTATCATTCTTACTTTTGTTCTGTTGTCTTTATCATTCTCGGCTGGGCTTCCCGTTCAAGCTTCAGAAGATGCGGAAGATGAACATGCAATCATCCCCGGACAAAATTCGAACAGCGAACTAGAGATATTTCAGAATCTCTCGTCCAGCTCGGTTGTTCCTACTGATGAACTTGATATTGTTCATGAGGAGGAGGCTTTCGATGGATACAATCTGCTGGTACTTCAACGAATGGAAGAAGAAACCCGGTATAAGGAACTCTATCTAGTTATAATGGATATGGAGGGCAGTGTAATTGCTGAAAAGAGACTTGGTGCAAACTTCTACTTAGCAGATTGTCCTGCTGAGTGGATAAATGCTACCGCGATATTGTATGGTACTCCTGAAGGAGCTGTTATCTGGGATTATTATAGAGACACTACTGTTGAGCTCGATTTTAGGGGACATCACGAATACGAGTATAATCACGTGAACGATACGATTTTCACCTTTGAATATGAGTTTGTAGAAATCGAAGGAGAAGAATATCTCTTTGATAGGATAGTGGAATACAATCTAACAGGTGATGTTGTCTGGACTTTGGATACCACTGATTTTGTATCGCCTACGCAGGGATGCCCTTTCAACGACACCTTCTATCAGAGACCCGATATAACCCATTCAAATACAGTATTCTTCGATGAAGACTACAATGTAATCTATTACAATGCCCGTAATCTAAATACTTTCTATGAGATTGATCATTCAAATGCAGAGATTCTTTGGGCGGTTGGAGAGTACGGCAATTTCACTTTGTACAATCAAAGCGGTGTAGAACGCGAAGCACTCTTCTATCACGCTCATGCTGTTGAAAAAATCGATACTAACAGATTCATCATCTTTGACAACGACTATCATGACCCGGAAGACCCCCTTACCAAGCAATCACGAATCCTAGAAATTGCGGTGGACGAAGATGCTGAAACTGCAACGGTTGTTTGGTCTTGGGAACCTTCCATCGAGTACTGGTCACGAATATGGGGCGATGCTGATAGACTTCCAAACGGAAATAGTCTCGGGGTTTTTGGAACGAGAGGTCATCCCTATAGTTC
Proteins encoded:
- the apgM gene encoding 2,3-bisphosphoglycerate-independent phosphoglycerate mutase, encoding MTEKRTAMLVVLDGLTDRPLVELDGGTPLQAADTPCFDRLVAEGQTGLMHVIGPGITPGSDAAHLALFGYDPMDNYPGRGPLEALGAGIESKPGDVAFRSNFATVDSDFKVVDRRAGRQFTKEEHKILKKELDGLEIDDVTVSFVPTVQHRGAVVLKGENLSGDITDTDPHEVGVKILESKAKNEAAEKTAKVVNKLGRIAHDRFKNLELNENRTEQDLPPVNALLLRGAGQHAEIPTIKTKYGIRSAALAGGALYIGAAKYVGMEYFDVEGHIGTIESNYGNIAKQAIECVNDGYRYVFIHLKATDNAAHDGDIERKILAIEKADRMVEQITEAVGDQLVLAVTGDHTTPIKVRDHTSDPVALLLWSEFIRSDSVTRYSEFDAGRGSLHTILGRNLMPILLGYAGYIGKMGA